The genome window GATTCAAGAGCTACAGCAAACTGTTAAGATGATGAGTCTGGGCCAGAAAGGCGGTCCCGGAAGTATGTTTAACTTTTAAAAAAAGATCTTACCAAAAAAAATGACCGGAAAATATTCCGGTCATTTTTTTTATGCCTGTTAAGCAAAAGGGTTGATAATGGACGGCAGCACTGCCCCGATCATCTCGGAAGCCTTATTTGCATCGGTTCGTCCAATATTTATATTCTTCCATAAAACCTGATTATAGTAATTCATAAGTGACTTTAATATCCCATCGGATTTATGAACAATAAAAGATTGATTAACCCCTGTCTCATTCATGATTGTGAAAGCCGTATAGGTTTCAATGGGTTCTTTCCCCACCATTATTTTTTCCTGTCGTTTAGTAGTGTACGTTTCCACTTCTTTAAATCGATAGGGAATTTTGTGTGCATCATCCCTGTAACAGGGTTCAATATGCTTATTGGAATAAGAAGGAGGCTCAACGAGAACAAACATCTTCAAACCATCTGCCTGAAAAGTAATTCCTTCATCATTTCGGTAAATATCCTTAACATTCCCATAAGATACCATCTCTATGCGTGAATAGGATGAATTTCCCATGAAAAAATTACTGATAATATAACCGCCTTCATTTGGAAGATCACCACTTTCATAGGCTTCAAAAAGATCCAGAATCTTTGCCATAACTTCTCCTTTATAGAGTATCTGTATGTATTTATAAGATACAACTCGTTTACTGAATATCCATAATTAAGAATTCAAATGATCATGAATCCCTTGTTTAAGATTATACAGAACTTTATCCTCTTTTTAAAGCTATTTTTCCAGTTCTGATGGATTCCACAATTCCATAGTGTCTGAAAAGATCAATAAAGCTACTGACATCTTCTGTATCACCGGTTATTTCAAGAGTCCAAAGATCACCGGAAGAGTCAATGATTCTAGCCGGAATAGAAGAAACAAGCTGCAATAATTCTGCCCGGTTGCTACTGATGGCTTTAAC of Oceanispirochaeta crateris contains these proteins:
- a CDS encoding transposase — translated: MAKILDLFEAYESGDLPNEGGYIISNFFMGNSSYSRIEMVSYGNVKDIYRNDEGITFQADGLKMFVLVEPPSYSNKHIEPCYRDDAHKIPYRFKEVETYTTKRQEKIMVGKEPIETYTAFTIMNETGVNQSFIVHKSDGILKSLMNYYNQVLWKNINIGRTDANKASEMIGAVLPSIINPFA